From Dethiosulfovibrio salsuginis, the proteins below share one genomic window:
- a CDS encoding MotA/TolQ/ExbB proton channel family protein, whose protein sequence is MAQSAVDFLRLGGPVVWCIAGLSVIALAVVLERLFFAIRSWENPEPVERALCEVLYKGDPSASTALCKEKDTSIRRLFLAGVNHWQTDRESLQILLEGQIRRETYRWSKGLSVLSAIARIAPLLGLLGTVLGMVDIFQALPETDQAPMVALAGGIWKALLTTVAGLAVAVPAMLCHSVLSAKVDDVEETLARGADFLLREKMGKG, encoded by the coding sequence ATGGCTCAGTCAGCCGTAGATTTCCTGAGGCTCGGAGGGCCGGTGGTATGGTGCATCGCCGGCCTCTCGGTGATAGCCCTGGCAGTGGTCCTTGAACGGCTGTTTTTCGCCATCCGGTCCTGGGAAAACCCCGAGCCGGTGGAGAGGGCGCTGTGCGAGGTGCTGTACAAGGGAGATCCGTCGGCTTCCACCGCCCTATGCAAAGAGAAAGACACCTCCATAAGAAGGCTCTTTCTGGCGGGGGTGAACCACTGGCAGACCGACAGAGAGTCCCTCCAGATCCTTCTAGAGGGACAGATAAGGAGGGAGACCTACCGGTGGAGCAAAGGACTGTCCGTCCTGTCCGCCATAGCCAGAATAGCCCCCCTTCTTGGGTTGCTGGGGACGGTCCTGGGCATGGTTGACATATTCCAGGCCCTTCCCGAGACAGACCAGGCCCCTATGGTCGCTCTGGCGGGGGGTATATGGAAGGCCCTGCTCACCACCGTGGCAGGCCTTGCGGTGGCGGTCCCGGCGATGCTCTGCCACTCGGTGCTCAGCGCTAAGGTGGACGACGTGGAGGAGACCCTGGCCCGGGGAGCGGACTTTCTGCTTCGGGAGAAGATGGGGAAAGGATGA